A window of the Phalacrocorax aristotelis chromosome 9, bGulAri2.1, whole genome shotgun sequence genome harbors these coding sequences:
- the MIS18BP1 gene encoding mis18-binding protein 1 — translation MMETPTRRCCGELLLRSVPLSSLPAGELTPLRELLGRPVGPGVGRPGGRERDKEPWDAGEGCTGPAPERRLKRQACEPPARESPAKIFQRMKARAARQKQGPGPPAGEAPAPSCDSDLILTPNPGLPALRPQPAQERARTAGAGPVPDRGTQPGKEVLCTWVPENRTTKALAIDPLILESPHSFFLRVKQKLQQQKGSTSSNPVKQNIPPSTTIEKPLVRSAFPERPGNNPTEYVTAEKGDEDSFLVESMDADDELSQVTVTSSVNVNCAPSKNGAQLEERWGNGEAKRTELHHDRRELQPSHKQAAQGVEKNLETNPQKPSQCFCSIMLSSPKVHIPRKGKPKEGSKVPVDNPPTDHVAGEAGKEKNVCLTSWRIKVMDGNTAICVEGKRKDMKNLSWHSNAIVERLAHNQVKTSSGSIYLLQGNIDSASMRKEGFPYRFIKRFTYGFSKRWKEYVEELLEERRRKERNQNSGEDENEESVSGTDVLKNAGGSARAAKKPETRNTTYEVLPKNNENTYTTPRHNSILNDSNTVYTRSGRRVKPPLSFWCGQREFVDQNLNVTIEEGGIDYLSLMFSNEKSQRKTTSTSKKTKRKEVVKATEETTKSQSKGRSTEKEVSSKKETKSAGGKEAQRSASDDSESDHAVNRAIKTQLSVKLTPLNTHVLNKNNYNSRIPGTTKEKRGTEHGEQTAHQPSYKYSLRSAKHLLQHKHLTEESSSKDEDEESSEDIPLSIKRRNEPLFRRETQNSKSYSNGKSSQDDANKVSCEQRTVQHSSASRNVPLRQSVSGSVNGSDLLKGKKASSESNMTHLPERTMRMRSRINPPRYLFESDTETESSEEDFQVKEKNSKVSNKKTNSKVSGTAKVSAPKSREPERGKVQKSLELFPRAADSWSEKELQKLHRAIASFPKHRNGFWVEVAMAVGSRSAEECQQKYVEEQQSKGSGTHAKKSSASGKPEQKDTKEPVMITAKVGTFKRKQQMRDFLDHLPKDNHDDIFTATPFQHRRVKLPTFRGSHEDDDDDFALTDNPITPSSAVFPMVKTPQCEHISPGMLVPINRNDYDRHVFRMQKNTRGSRGTWDNVKKSAGGVLGTPVSHRTTSSFGKNVNQPSVVGKLFVAEAADSSDEGQDDFYFSVS, via the exons ATGATGGAGACGCCCACCCGCCGCTGCTGCGGGGAGCTGCTCCTGCGGTCGGTGCCCCTCAGCAGCCTGCCCGCCGGCGAGCTGACCCCGCTGAGGGAGCTCCTCGGGCGGCCGGTGGGCCCCGGTGTGGGACGCCCCGGGGGGCGGGAGCGCGACAAGGAGCCGTGGGACGCCGGCGAGGGCTGCACCGGGCCCGCCCCCGAGCGGCGGCTGAAGCGGCAGGCGTGCGAGCCCCCCGCCCGCGAGTCCCCGGCCAAGATCTTCCAGCGGATGAAGGCCCGGGCCGCGCGGCAGAAGCAGGGCCCCGGGCCGCCCGCGGGGGAAGCGCCGGCGCCGAGCTGCGACAGCGACCTGATCCTGACGCCCAACCCCGGGCTCCCCGCGCTGCGGCCGCAGCCGGCGCAGGAGAGAGCCCGCacggccggggccgggccggtgCCCGACAGGGGCACCCAGCCAGGAAAAG aagTTCTTTGCACTTGGGTTCCTGAGAACCGAACCACAAAAGCACTAGCCATAGATCCTCTGATATTGGAATCCCCTCACAGTTTCTTCTTGCgtgtaaagcagaaactgcagcagcaaaaag GTTCCACATCTTCAAACCCCGTCAAGCAGAACATTCCTCCATCCACAACTATAGAAAAGCCATTAGTCCGATCCGCTTTTCCGGAGCGGCCCGGGAACAATCCTACAGAGTACGTGACTGCGGAGAAGGGTGATGAGGATAGTTTCCTTGTGGAATCAATGGATGCTGATGATGAATTGTCTCAAGTTACAGTGACTAGTTCTGTGAATGTAAACTGCGCCCCTTCTAAAAATGGGGCTCAGTTAGAAGAAAGGTGGGGAAATGGAGAAGCAAAACGTACTGAACTTCATCACGACAGAAGAGAGTTGCAGCCAAGTCATAAGCAAGCTGCTCAAGGAGTAGAAAAGAATCTGGAGACTAATCCTCAAAAGCCCTCACAGTGCTTCTGTAGTATTATGCTCTCTTCTCCCAAAGTCCACATCCCAAGGAAGGGAAAGCCGAAAGAAGGCTCTAAGGTCCCTGTGGATAACCCTCCTACAGATCATGTTGCTGGTGAAGCAGGCAAAGAG aaaaatgTCTGCCTAACCAGTTGGAGAATTAAAGTCATGGATGGTAACACTGCAATATGTGTTGAAGGAAAACGGAA AGATATGAAAAATCTGTCTTGGCACAGTAATGCAATTGTGGAGCGCCTAGCACACAACCAAGTTAAAACTTCGTCTGGCAGTATCTACTTGCTACAGGGAAATATAGATTCAGCTTCGATGAGAAAAGAAG GATTTCCCTACCGTTTCATCAAAAGATTTACATATGGGTTTTCCAAAAGGTGGAAGGAGTATGTTGAGGAGTTGcttgaggaaaggaggag GAAAGAACGAAACCAAAATAGTGGTGAGGATGAAAATGAAGAGAGTGTCTCAGGTACGGATGTGCTGAAAAATGCAGGAGGCTCAGCAAGAGCGGCGAAGAAACCTGAAACCAGAAACACCACCTACGAAGTGTTACCGAAGAATAATGAAAACACTT atACGACACCGAGGCACAATTCCATATTGAATGACTCAAACACCGTTTACACACGTAGTGGCCGTCGCGTTAAACCGCCGTTAAGTTTCTGGTGTGGGCAACGTGAGTTCGTTGATCAGAATCTAAATGTTACTATAGAAGAAGGTGGAATAGATTATTTGAGCTTG atgTTTAGTAATGAAAAATCCCAAAGAAAGACCACTTCTACCTCTaagaagacaaaaaggaaggaagtagtgaaggcaacagaagaaacaacaaaaagtcaaagtaaag GGAGAAGCACTGAAAAAGAAGTCAGTTCCAAAAAAGAAACGAAGTCCGCTGGAGGCAAGGAGGCCCAGCGCTCAGCTTCAGATGACAGTGAAAGCGATCATGCAGTCAATAGAGCAATTAAAACTCAGCTTTCTGTTAAGCTGACTCCCTTAAATACTCACGtactaaacaaaaataactatAATAGCAGAATCCCTggaacaacaaaagaaaagagaggaacagAACATGGAGAGCAGACGGCGCATCAGCCGTCTTACAAGTACTCGTTAAGGTCAGCCAAGCACCTTCTCCAACACAAGCATTTAACAGAAGAATCGTCAAGCAAAGATGAGGACGAGGAATCCAGTGAAGATATCCCGCTGTCTATCAAAAGGAGAAATGAACCTTTATTTAGAAGAGAGACTCAGAACTCTAAATCTTACTCTAACGGTAAAAGTTCACAGGATGATGCAAACAAGGTGTCGTGTGAACAAAGGACAGTGCAACACTCTAGTGCCTCCCGTAACGTGCCCTTGAGGCAAAGTGTGTCCGGATCTGTTAATGGTTCTGATTTacttaaagggaaaaaggcTTCCAGTGAATCTAATATGACCCACCTGCCTGAGAGGACAATGAGGATGAGAAGCAGAATCAACCCTCCACGGTATTTGTTTGAATCTGACACTGAGACGGAAAGCAGTGAAGAGGATTttcaagtaaaagaaaagaattcaaaagtatctaataaaaaaacaaattctAAAGTTTCTGGTACTGCCAAGGTTTCAGCACCAAAATCAAGAGAACCTGAGAGGGGAAAGGTGCAGAAATCTCTAGAACTTTTTCCAAGGGCAGCTGACAGTTGGTCTGAAAAGGAATTACAGAAGCTCCACAG GGCCATTGCTTCGTTTCCAAAGCACAGGAACGGCTTCTGGGTGGAGGTAGCCATGGCGGTGGGCTCTCGCTCGGCTGAAGAATGCCAGCAGAAGTACGTAGAAGAACAACAGTCGAAAGGTTCCGGAACGCATGCCAAGAAGAGCAGCGCGTCaggaaaaccagaacagaaag ATACAAAAGAGCCGGTTATGATAACTGCCAAAGTGGGAACCttcaaaagaaagcagcagatgaGAGATTTCCTGGACCATTTGCCGAAGGACAACCACGACGATATTTTCACTGCGACGCCCTTTCAGCACAGAAGAGTGAAG TTGCCAACGTTCCGGGGAAGtcatgaagatgatgatgacGACTTTGCACTTACGGACAACCCCATCACACCCTCCTCGGCTGTCTTCCCTATGGTGAAAACCCCTCAGTGTGAGCATATCAGCCCTGGTATGCTGGTACCCATCAACAG